Genomic DNA from Nonomuraea rubra:
CGCCCTGCTCGCGCTGCTGGCCGCCGTCCTGCTCCTGACCGGCTCGGGGCTGGCCGCCGACTACACCGCCGGGATCGCCTCCTGCACGCGGGGCGACGACTGCGGGAGCTTCTACAACCGGTTCTTCGAGGCCTACCAGCTCCCGTTCCTGGCGAGCACCCTCGTCGTACTGATCCTGCCCGCCCTGGTCGGGCTCTTCTGGGGAGCGCCGCTGATCACCCGCGAGCTGGAGGCGGGCACGCACCTGCTGGTGTGGAACCAGAGCATCACCAGGACCCGATGGCTGATGATCAAGCTCGGGTTCACCGGCCTGGTCGCCACGGCCGCCGCCGGCGTCAGCGGCCTGGCGGTGACCTGGTGGTCGGGGCCGCTGGACCAGTCCGCCCCCGAGGGGTTCGCGCTGATGGACCCGCTGGTGTTCAGCGCGCGCGGGATCGCCCCTCTCGGGTACGCGGCCTTCGCCTTCGCCCTCGGCGTGACCGTGGGCATGCTGGTACGCCGCACCCTGCCCGCCATGGCCCTCACCCTGGCCGTCTTCGCCGCCGTCCAGATCGCCATGCCCCTGCTGGTCAGGCCCCACCTGATCCCGCCGGTCACGGCCACCTTCGAGCTCAGCCGGGAGAACATCGACGGGCTCGGCATCAGCCGCGAGGGCGTCTTCTCGGCGAACCTCACGGCGGCGATCCCCGGGCACACCGGCTCCTGGGTCCTGTCCAGCGACCTCGTCGACCCGTCAGGACGCAAGATCGCCGCCAGCGGCGAGATGGGCGTCATCCCGGTCTCCACCACGTCGGGGCCCTGCGCGCTGTCGGGAGCCGGGCCCCAGGCCGGCAACGCGTGCATGGTCGAGATCAACCGGCTCGGCTACCGCCAGCAGGCGACCTACCAGCCGCTCGAACGGTTCTGGCCGCTGCAGTGGATCGAGACCGGCATCTACGCCCTGCTCACCCTCGGCCTCACCTGGCTGTCCTTCTGGTGGATCAGGAGGCGCCTGTCATGACCGTCATCAGGACGGTGACGGCCGGGCTCGCCCTCCTCCTGGCGGCGGCCTGCACGGCCCCGTCACCGCCGCGCAGCCAGGCGGTCACCGCCGCCGGCACGGTCTGCGCGAGCCCCCAGGGCCCGCCCGGCCCGGAGAAGCCCACCACGATCGACGTCATCGAGCAGGCCTACTTCTGCATACTCACCCACTACTACGCCGCCACCACGCTCGACGCCCGCTCCCTGCTCACCGCCGGATTCGTCGCCC
This window encodes:
- a CDS encoding ABC transporter permease, coding for MIWLTWRQFRGAATMTAALLALLAAVLLLTGSGLAADYTAGIASCTRGDDCGSFYNRFFEAYQLPFLASTLVVLILPALVGLFWGAPLITRELEAGTHLLVWNQSITRTRWLMIKLGFTGLVATAAAGVSGLAVTWWSGPLDQSAPEGFALMDPLVFSARGIAPLGYAAFAFALGVTVGMLVRRTLPAMALTLAVFAAVQIAMPLLVRPHLIPPVTATFELSRENIDGLGISREGVFSANLTAAIPGHTGSWVLSSDLVDPSGRKIAASGEMGVIPVSTTSGPCALSGAGPQAGNACMVEINRLGYRQQATYQPLERFWPLQWIETGIYALLTLGLTWLSFWWIRRRLS